AAGTCCGAGAAGCCGGACCTGGTGCTCATGGATCTGATGATGCCCAGCATGGACGGCCTGGCGGCCTGCCAAAAGATGCGTGCCCTGGAGAAACAAGGGCGGCGCACCCCCATTCTATTTCTCACCGCGCGCGAAAGCCACCAGGACAAGCTGAGCTCCGCCCTGAGCGGCGGAGACGACTTCATCTCGAAGCCCGTCAGCCTGCAGGAGCTGCGCGAGCACGTGGAGTCCGCCCTCCAGCAGTCGAAAAACAGAAGGTGAGGCTTTCCGGAATATTCGCCGCCGCCTCCCTGCTCCCGGCCCTTGCCGCGGGGACAGCCCCCCGCGACCAAGCCCGGCATCCCTTCGGAGTACTGCTCCTGGGGGAAGGAGGCAGCCGAGATTGGACCCAAGCCGTGGACTCGCTCAAGGAGGAGCTCGGCGCCAAGTTCCCGCTGGAGTTCGCTCCGGGGCTCGCGGAGGAGCCTTCCCTGCAAAGGGCCGCGCGCAAGCTCGAGGCCCGTTCCGTGAAAAAAATCGTGGCGATCCCCCTTTTCGCCTCGTCGTTCTCCGAGGTGATGGACCAGAACCGCTTCCTCCTGGGAATCCGGGAAAAACCCTCCTTGGAATTTCTGGGAATTTCCCCATCCCGGAAGTCCATCGGCCGCCAACCGCGGGTTCTCTTCAAGGTCCCGGTGGTGCTGTCCAAGGCATTGGACGACCATCCCCTGGCCGTGGAGATCCTCGCCTCCCGAGCCAAGGCATTAAGCCGTAAGCCCGCCGAGGAAGCCCTCCTCCTCATAGGGCAAAGCCCGTTTTCGTCGCAAGCCTCCCGGGACTGGAGCGATAGTTTGAGCGCCGTGGCCGAGAAAGTCCGCCAGAAGGCGGGCCTGCGCGCGGCCGGGGCCTTCATCTGGAGATCCGGTTCAGCGGCCGGAGAGCGCCAGTCGGAGGCGGAGCTGCGCTCAGCACTCAAGGCCCTGCGCCGGCGCGGCCAGGTCCTGGCCGTCCTCGTGGAGATGTCGCCCGCGGAAACCCCGCGCCGAATCGCCGGGATCCTGAAGGAGCATTTCGCGCGCTTCAACGCGAAAACCATCCTCCCGGATCCCCTGCTCGCGCGCTGGGTCGAGGAGTCGGCGCGCGAGTCAGCCAAGCTCCCGGACATGAGGATTTTTCATGGCGGTGGAAGACAATAATTGGAGGTTGCATGACTAACCTAGAGCGGCTTCAAGTGCTGGACAAGGGCTTCGTCAGGCTCATTGATTTCATGGGAGGGGATTCCGGGATCGTTGACGCGGCCCGGGTCTCCTACGGCGGGAAATCCAAGGGCGAGGAGGCGGACCGCAAGCTCATCTCCTATCTCCTTCAGCACTCCCACATGACCCCCTTCGAACACTCCGTGTTCAAGTTCCACGTGAGCTGCCCCATCTTCGTGGCCCGGCAATGGTTCCGGCACCGCTTCGCGGCCTACAACGAGATCTCGTACCGCTATACCGAGGTCAAGGACGACTTCTACATTCCCGCGGCCTGGAGGGCCCAGGACCGCAAGAACAAGCAGGGCTCTGTCGCGGCTTGCGAGCTCGACCAGGGGGCGCTCAAGGCCATGTTCTCAAAACAGGTCGAGGCGGCCCTTGAGACCTACCGCTCCATGGTGGCGGCCGGAGTGGCGCGGGAAATGGCCCGGATGGTCCTGCCGGTAAACCTCTACACGGAGTTCTACTGGACCGTCAACGCCAGGAGCCTCATGAATTTTCTCTCCCTGCGCGCCGACGCCCATGCCCAGTGGGAGATACAGCAGTACGCCGAGGCCATGGCCAGCGTCTTCAAGGACAAGATGCCTTGGACCTGGGCCGCCTTCCTGTCCCATGTCTGGAAAGGGATCAACCCGGAGATCAACGCCCAGCGCGGGGCGTTGATCTCGACCCCGGCCAAATAAGCCATGCACGTCCTGGCGGCCCTGATCGCGGTCCTGGGCTTGGGCCGCGCGGGCCTGGCCCAGCAGGCGGCACGGGCCCAGCGCGCCGACCTTAAGATCGTGGTGCCGGCCGAGGGCGCGGTCGAGGCCCGGGAAGTATTGAGGCTGCGCGCCAGCATGGAGGGGCGGGCCGAGGAGGTCACGGCCTCGCCCGGCTCCTGGGTCCTCTCCGGCAAAAGCCTCGGGAGCCTGGCCAACAAGGAGATGGCCGACCTCTTCGACTCCCGGACCAACGCCAAGGGAGAGCTCGAGAAGCGCTGGAAATCCGTCTATAAGCCCACTCCCATCCATTGCCCCGGGGACTGCTTTGTTCTTAGAGTCTTCATCAGCCCCAAGGAGTGGCTCAAGCCCAAGGCCCTCCTCTTCGAGGTGGCCCAAAAGCTCACCTTGACGGGGAAGGCCGCCGCTCAGGACGCGGCCTGGGTCAAGGACGGCCAAATTTTGGAATTTTGGCCCGCCGCCGAGCCCAATCGCAGGTTCAAGCTGCCCCTGCGCGGCTGCTCCGGAGGAACATTCGCCATGGATTTATCCCCCTCAAATTACCTGGAGCCGGGGACCGCTTGGAAGGGCGAGATCGTCCCGGCGCGCCGCAAAAATGTCTTGGCCGTGCCGACCCAAGCTTTGATCCGCCACGGCTCGGAGGTCTACCTGCCGGTGAAGGTCTCCGCGGGCCTCTCCACGGAGTCTTTGACCGAGATCACCTCAGGGCTCGAGGACAAGAGACAAATACTGGTTCTAGGCGACGTTCAGCTCGGCAAGGCCTCGCGGCACAAGCCCGGGCCGGAACGGGAGGAGCCCGTCCAAGTCATCGAATCCAGGCAAGACAAGGCCGCGGGCCCCCGGGGCGGTTTTTTGAGCCCGGTGCCCGAGGCGGACTCCTCCGAAGAGGATACTAATGCCCAATGACATCGCCCGCACGCGCCGAGTCCTCGCCATCATCCTGGCCGGAGGCAAGGGCGAGCGCCTGCATCCCCTGACCCACGAGCGCTCCAAGCCCGCCGTCCCTTTCGGCGGGAAATACCGGGTCATAGATTTCGTCCTCTCGAACTTCGTCAATTCGGGGATGCACTCGATTTACGTCCTGGTCCAATACCTCTCCCAAAGCCTCATCGAGTACCTGCGCACGAGTTGGCGCACCACGGGGCTCACCCGCGACCAATTCATCACCGTGGTCCCCCCGCAAATGCGCATCGGGACCGTCTGGTACCGGGGGACCGCCGACGCCGTGCGCCAGAACATGAACCTCATCCGGGACTTCGACCCGGACATCATCGCCGTATTCGGGGCTGACCACGTCTACCGCATGGACGTGGGCCAGATGATGCATTTTCACCTCGAGAAAGGCGCGGACATGACCGTGGCCACCCTCCCCGTCCCCATCCGGAGCGCACCCGCCTTCGGGATCGTGGAGACCGACGCCAAGGGGCGCATCACCGCCTTCGAGGAGAAGCCCGCCGCGGCCAAGCCCATGCCCAAGGATCCGGGCCGCGCCCTCTCCTCCATGGGCAACTACTTTTTCAACGCGGACGTGCTCATGAGCATCCTCGAGGACGAGGCCTTCCAGGCCCCGGACCTGGACTTCGGCAAATCCATCCTCCCCATCATTCCCAAGAAGCTCAAGGTCTACGCTTATGACTTCTCGACCAACGTCCTTCCCGGGCTCAAGCCCTACGAGGAAAAGGCCTACTGGCGCGACGTGGGCACCCTCCCGGCTTACTACCAGTCCAACATGGACATCCTGGGGGCCAAGCCCCGACTTAACTTGAACAACCGAAAATGGTTCCTCCACGCCGGACGCTACGACGGCCCTCCGGCCAAGATCCTGGACGGAAAGCTCGTCAACACCATCATCGGAGACGGGTGTTTCGTGCGCAACGCGACGATCAAGAACTCCATCCTGGGCCGCGGCGTGCACGTCCACGACGGCGCCGTCATCGAGGACTCCATCATCATGGATTTCTGCAAGGTCCGGGCCGAGGCGAGGCTGCGTCGAGTGATCGTGGACCGCTTCAACGACATCCCCTCCCGGGAAACCATAGGGCACAATCCCTCCAAAGACGCCCAGCGCTATTTCGTGGACCCTTCGGGGCTCGTGGTGGTGCCCCGTGGGAAAACCTTACCCGCATAACCCGCACCGGGAGGAATATGGTCACTAAAAGAATCCGCTTGGAAAGCCCCGAGGAGGCCCTTCAGCTCCTGGGCGAAAGGGACGCCGCCCTGCGCCAGATGGAGCGCGACTTCGGCGTCGAGATTTTCCTGCGCCAGGACGCGCAGACGGGGGAGCTGCGCCTCACCATCAAGGGCAGCGCCGGCCGAGCGGACAAGGTTATGCGCCGCATCCGCGAAAAGCTCGCTGTCATCCGGCAAGGCCTGGGCCAAGGCCAAGCCCAGGCCTCCATCCCAGAACCCATGGACCTGGATTCCCCTTCCGTTCCCGAGGACGGGATTTACCGCACGGCCTACGGGAAAATCGTCCGGGCCCGCACGCCCAACCAGCAGAAATACATAGACACGATCCTGAGCCACGAGCTGGCCTTCGGGATCGGCCCCGCCGGCACGGGAAAGACCTTCATCGCCGTGGCCTGCGCCCTGCGGGCGCTCGAGCTGCGGCAGGTCAACCGCATCATTTTGACCCGCCCCGTGGTAGAAGCGGGAGAGCGCCTGGGATTTTTGCCGGGAGACCTGCTGGAGAAGGTCAACCCCTACCTCAAGCCCCTCTACGACGCCTTCTTCGCTTTGCTCGGCCCCGAGCGCTTCCGGATGTGGCGGGACACCGAGGTGATCGAGATCGTTCCCCTGGCCTACATGCGCGGGCGCACCTTCGAAGACTCCTTCATCCTCCTCGATGAGGCCCAAAACACCACCCCGGAGCAGATGAAGATGTTCCTGACCCGTATGGGCATTGGCTCGCGGGCCGTCGTCACCGGCGACATCACCCAAACCGATCTCACTGAAAGGACCGTCTCTGGCCTGGTGCGCGTGACCGAGATATTGAAGGGGGTGGAGGGAGTGGCCTTCCATCGCCTCACCGAGGAAGACGTGGTGCGCCATCCCCTCGTCAAGCGCGTGATCCGGGCCTATGATCTCTGGGAGCAGAAGCAGTGACGGTCAACGTCTTCGGCGCCGGGCTCCTGCCCGCCTCGGCCCGGAAGCCCCGCCTTTTGAGGAAGGCTTGCCTTGCCGCACTTAAGAGCGAGAAGTTCCGCGGCTCGGGGGAGATCAGCATTATTTTAACGGATAGAAAAAAGATGCTCGCCCTAAACGAGACATTCTTGCGCCACGACCACGACACCGACGTCATCGCCTTCAACTACGACCCCCCGAACAGCCCCCGAGAGCCCTTCGGGGACGTTTACATCTCCGTCCCGCAGGCCCGAGCGCAGGCCAGTGAGCTCGGACACCCTCTCCTCCAGGAAATACTGACCCTCATCATCCACGGGACCTTGCATCTCCTCGGCCACGAGGATTCCACTCCGCGGAAAAAGGCGAGAATGTTCGCCAGGCAAGACAGAATACTCAGCTCCCTTTCACGCCCCAAGAGGCGAATAAGGCGTCCATAACCAAAGAATCGGGCCGCCGGAGGCTCATTGCTCGAACCGCCTCCCGGGCCAGGCCGCACTCATTATCAATACAGAGCTTTATAGCTGCCTCCCCGAAATAAAAGCCCTTAAGGTTGCTGACTACGGCCTCGTAGTCATTCCCCTGGGCTCCCAGGGCCGCAACGGGATGGAATTTCGCCTGAACCCCCTCAAAACCGGCCCTGACCAAAGCCCCGGGGATCTTGGTCCCGATGCAAGGATCGAGTCCCTTGCCGATCGCGGCCTCGTCCCATAGCCGCATCCATTTTTGAGCGGCGGGTTTTTGGGGCTGCCACTGTATCAACTGGTTGCAAGGCTCCAGGGCGTAGAAGACCCCTCCGGGCTTAAGCAGGCGCCTGACCTGTCTGAGAGTCTCTTCCCAAAGCGGGCCGATGCACCACAGCGCCAACTTGGTAAACACCAGGTCGAAACTGGACTCATTAAAAGCGATACCACCCCCATCCATGACGAGAAATTCAGCGCCGGGCTCCTGCCCGAACTTGGCCCGGGCCACGGCGACGGCCTGAGAGGCCTTGTCTATCCCGGTGTATTTGAGCCTTGGGTTGGCCCGCTTAAGCCAGGGCCAATTGGCCCCGGATCCGCAGCCGATCTCAAGGCAATGCCCGGCTTGGCTTGCCAGCGCCTCCAAGACGGGCTCGCGCAAGAGGAGGGCTTGAGACTCCAGCCGGACCACCTCCTCCAGGGAGTGTCCGAGCGGATATTCGATTTTATTCATGACCGAGCCTCCAGAGCTCTTGACTCAAAAACGCGACCGCCTCAAGAAAATCGGCCTTGGGCTTGAGCAAGGCAAAGCGCGCGCAGTGGGTGACCGCCCCGGGCCGGCTCCAGTAGAAAGGCCTTCCGGGCAGAAGCACCAGATTTTTGGCCTTGAAATGCTGGGCCAAATGCCAGTCGCTTTTAAAAGGCGGCCCGATCCGGACCCATTCCACGCTCAGCCTCGACTTCAAGGCCTCCGGGTGCACCGACAGCACCTCCCCGTCCAGGGCCTGCCTGAATTGGATCCGTCTCTCGGCGACCTCCTTCCATACGGCCTCGGCCAGGCCCCGTTCCAGCGCGTCTTTCAAGAACTCGCCCAGAACCGCCAGGGCAAAGTTCGAGGGGCAGAGGAATATCTCATCGTAGATAACCTCCATCTCCCGGATGATGTCTGGCGAACAGAAGAGGAGGCTGGCCTTGATCTCCTGGGTGGGCCAGACCTTGCCCGTGTCCTCGATGGAAATGAAGGAGACCCCCGAGTCCAAGAGGATCTGGTAATGGTCCGTGTCCTGAGGCATGAAGAACCGGAAGGTATTGTCCAGGACCAGGACTTTCTTATTTCGCGCGCACCACTCGACCAGGCCTTGGAATTGCTCCCTGGAAAGAACCTTGCCCGTTGGATTATTGGGATTGACGATGAAGACGGCACCGGCCCGGCTCCGGTCCAGGGCCTTGTCCCAGGCTCCCCCGTGAAGCTCGGGCTCGGGCAAAGCCTCCAAAGCCACGCCCCTTCTCTTAAGGATCAGGCAGAGATTGTCGAAGGTCGGCTCAAGAAGCGCGGTTTTGAGCTTTTTCTCGGCCAGCCACACCGCCGCCAGGTCGATGGAGCAGGACGCGGTCGGGGCTATCTTGAAATGCCCGTAGCCCGCCAAAGACGGGCAACTCGACAGCCTTCGGAACGCCTCCTTGAACCGCCTTTCGGCCTCTCCCGACCTGATTTTGGCGCCGCTCTCCCAAAGCTCGGGCAATCGCTTGACGATCGCCTGCTGAAACTCGGGCAGCTCCTGCGAGGCATGCCCGTTGGCCAAATCATGCCGGCTCTCGAGCCCCAGAGCCTCTATCTCCGTCAAAGTCTGTCCTGTCATAAATTCCTCCTGTTCCCCGGCTGACGCCTGCCCAGTTTTAACAGAAGGGTGATATGATGTAAAATAAATAGATTCTATTTATCCATAACAATTTCTTATGCCAATCCCAGCGCACGAGCTAGAGGCCTTCCACGCGACCGCGCAAACCCGGAGCTTCTCCGCGGCCGCCAAGCGCGTCAACATCACCCAGCCGGCCCTCTCCCAAAGGATTCGAAGCTTGGAGCGCGCCCTGGGGCTCACCCTCTTGGTGCGCGACAGAAAAGAGGCGCGCCTCACCGACGCCGGGACGAGGCTCTTGCGCTACTGCCAGGCCCAAGGACATCTCGAGGCCGAGCTTTTAAGCGATCTGGGCGGGACGCCCGAGGGCGATTTTGGAGGGCGCCTGCGCCTGGCCGGATACTCCACGATCCTGCATTCGGTCGTGGTTCCGGCCCTGGCCGGGTTTCTGAGGGAGAACCCCTTGGTTCAATACGAGTTCGCCGCGGCCGAGATGCGCGACTTGCCGGGGATGCTTGAGAGCGGCGAGGCCGATTTCGTCGTGCTCGACCGGATCTTGGAGCGTTCCGGCCTCGAATCCGTCCTATTGGGCCGCGAGGCCTGCGTCTTGATCGAGAGCTCCCGCTTCCGCTCCCCGGATATCTACCTCGACCACGACCCCAATGACCGCACCACCGAGCTCTTCCTAAAGAAGCAGGGCCTAAGGGCGTCCAAATCCCCGGCTCGGCGCTACATGGACGACATACACGGGATCATCAATGGAGCGGCCCTGGGCCTCGGGAAAGCCGTGGTGCCCAGGCACCTGCTCTCCAAGGCCTCGTCGGTGCGGGTCATCCCGGGGCTCAAGCCCCTTGAAATACCCGTCGTTCTCCACTATTTCAAGCAGCCCTATTACTCAAGGCTGCAGAAGGAAATCATCCAACGCCTCAAAAGCCACTGCGCAGAGCGGCTGGGGGGCTAGGGATTGGGGAACGGATTCTGCTCCGAGGCCCAACGGCGCAGAATGAGCGGGACCATGACGACCCCTCCGGCCGAGCGGTATTCCCCGGACAAGCCCTCCTTGACCGGCTCGAAGGCGGCGGCGCCATGGCGCGCCGCCGCGTTGCCGTAAAGGCCCGCGAGCACCAAGTAGACGATGGACGGCGGGTAATTCTTCCAATACCGGCGCGCTTCGATGCTGGTCATCCAATCCTTGGCCGGGTCGAATTTGGCGCCGTAAACGCAGGGAGCCCGCTCCTTGATGGCTTGGGCCGTCACGAACCTCGTCTCGCCCTCGCGCCGAACCACCTGGGACAAGACAATGGCGTCCGAGGCCGCCGCCAAAGAGGCCTCCGCCAGGACGAGCTTCTTGCCGTTCGGAAAGAAGACCAGGACCTCGCGCGCGGCCGGGTCGCTGACTAGTCTTAAACCGTTTTCAAAGGAGATGGAGTACGGGATCTCCCCCGCGACGGAATAAGCCCCCGGAACCAGGGGCGGGAGGGCCTTTACCTCGGTTATGATCTGCCGGAAGCACTCGGGCGGCTTGGAAGCGCTCCAGCCGTCGGCCGCCAATAAAGCCAATACCAGACCCGAGAGAGCGCTTCCCGCCCATTTCCCCATATAGTTATTTTAACCGCCCACTCACCGGAGTTCATGGGCCAAAAGGGCAGCAGTGAGGCACCCAAAGGGCCTATTTTATTATCATGCCTTCATGGCAAAAGCGCTTGAAAAGCCAAATTATGGACTGGACGCGCCCTTGATTGTCAAGCGCTGGGGATATTTCGGGGTCTTAGGCCTTGTCTTGACCACGATTCTCTTCAGGCATTTGCCTTCTCATTGGCTGTGCTCAATCCTGGCAAGCCTGGCTTACACGGCCTCTTTCTTCTTTCTTATGCCGGCTATAACCATTGCGTTCGGAAGTTTCTTCCTCAAATTTCGCGAACGCGACTGGCTTTTGGACCAGCTTCAATTGGAAGGGGACGAAACCGTGTTGGATGCGGGCTGCGGAAGAGGGCTGCTACTAATCGGCGCGGCCAAAAGGCTTTCCACAGGCAAAGCCCACGGCCTCGACATGTGGGCGCAGGAAGACCAGAGCTCGAATTGCCGCAAAGCAACCCGCGCCAACGCCGCGATCGAGGGTGTGGCCGGGAAAATAGAAGTCCATGATGGGGACATGAGGCGAATGCCTTTCGAGGACGCCCGTTTCGACGCGGTCGTCTCCAGCTGGGCCATCCATAATATTTACGATGCCCGGGAAAGGGAGAGGGCCCTGCGAGAAATCCTTCGTGTTCTTAAACCCGGCGGCAAGCTCGCCATCCTCGACATTGACCATGCCCAGGAATATCGCGATTTTTATGTCCAGGCCGGGCTCAAGGAGGTTCGACTTCTCGGCCCGCGCTACACGTTCGGCAAGAAAACCTATCTGCTCATGGCGAGAAACTTATCCACAAAAACTTCCCGCGAAGTTTTGTGAACAACTTCATCGAAAATCATTTTCGGCCCGGAAGAAGCATCATCCTTGTCCGAGAAAACACCCAAGACATCTTGGCGGCGGCTCTCGTGAAAAGTCCGGAAAACTTGACGTCCTTGATCCGCTTGGCCTCCACCCACTCGTCGAGATAGCTGGGGTCGTCGTAGCGGATTCGGTGGACGCCGCGGAAGTGCTTGAGGATGACGGCCGGCAGCCATTTCCCCTCGTACTCCACCAAGACCTTCTGGCCGATCGGGCGCATGGGCGGAGGCAGGAATGCCCGGGCCCGGGCCGCGTCTACCCATTCCTCGCGGGGCTGTCGCTTTTGCGAATATCGCACCTTGAGCCGCCCTCTCCGGGCCTCGATGACGCGCGCCCTCCGCCAAGAGCTTGCGTCTGGCACTTCCACATGCTCGCTTTCCCTGGGGGCAAGCTTGCGGGAGGTTCGGGCGATCTCCGCTCCAGGGCCGAAAATTCCCGTCGCCGCCGAGGCGGAGATCTGATCGTCGTTAAAGGCGAGTTCCGACTGGATGTACTCGGCCCATTCCTCGAATTTCACACGCCCATCCCTGTTCAAGTCCACGGCGGGCTCCCCGCGAAGGCCGGCTAGGAGGGCTTCCGTGAACGTCCATTCCCCAGTCGAGCCGCTGGTATTGTCCACGGAGGAAAGAACAAAATAAGACACTCTTCCAAACAACTTGCCGGCTTCCACGGCGAGGCCCCCGGAGTAGCAGCAGTCGGCGGCGAGAATGGCCCGGGCGCCCTTGAAATCCCTCTCGATGTCATGGAAAATGGACTGAACGGTCCAAGCGCCCCTGTCGCGGGCCATGAAATAGGACCGGCCGCGGGCGTCTACGTCCCCCTCCCCGGCGTAATAAAGGAAAAGGAAGTCCCCGGGCTTGGTCCGCGCCAAGGTCCGGCGGAACTCATCACGGATGCTGGCGGTAGTCGAAGCCTGGCGGTCCGTTAGGAAAACGATGCGCTCCCGCGAGACTCCCTTGGCCGCGAGAAATTCCATGAGCTCCCGGTCGCGGCGGCCGGCCTTCTGCTCCGGGGAGGCGGGAAAGGCGGGCCAGTCGATGATGCCGACCGCGAACACCCACGCCCGGGAGTAATCGATCTCCGAGGCGCGGGCCGGAGCGCCGGAAAACAGCACGGCCGCGGCTAAAAGGCCGTAAAAGGTCTTCATGCCCAGAAAATTACTATAATTTCCCAGTGAAAGTCGAGCACATCGCCTTTGGCGAGATCGAGGCCAAATGGCAGGCGCGCTGGGAAGCGGAGGGGGTTTTCAAGGCCCCGAGAATTCCCCGGGAGGGCCGGAAATTCTATTGCCTCGACATGTTCCCCTATCCCTCGGCCGACGGCCTGCACGTGGGCCACCCCGAGGGCTACACCGCCACCGACATATTGTGCCGCTTCAAGCGCATGCAGGGCTTCGACGTCCTGCATCCCATGGGCTGGGACGCCTTCGGCCTGCCGGCCGAGAATTTCGCCCTCCAAACCGGCACCCACCCGCGCGTCGTCACCGAGCGCAACATCTCCAATTTCAGGCGCCAGATCAAGTCCCTGGGCTTCTCCTACGACTGGGACCGGGAGGTCAACACCACCTCCCCGGACTACTACCGCTGGACCCAGTGGATATTCCTCCAACTCTTCAAGAAGGGCCTGGCCTACGAGAGCACGGCCCCCATCAACTGGTGCCCCTCGTGCAAGACGGGTCTAGCCAACGAGGAGGTGTTCAACGGGGCCTGCGAGCGCTGCGGGGCCACGGTGGAGCGCAAGAGCCTGCGGCAATGGATTCTGAAGATCACGGCCTACGCGGACCGCCTGGAAAACGACCTCGCGGCCTTGGACTGGCCGGCCTCGACTATGGCCATGCAGAGGCATTGGATCGGCCGCTCCGAGGGCGCCGAGGTAAGCTTCAAGCTCGCGGACAGCACGGAGCTCAAGGTCTTCACCACCCGACCCGACACGCTCTACGGGGCCACCTACCTGGTGCTGGCCCCCGAGCACGAGCTCGCCAGCCGCCTCGCAGCGCCGGCCCGCAAGTCCGAGGTGGCAGCGTATGTCGAGGCCGCCAAATCCAAGTCGGATCTTGAGCGCTCGGACCTGCAGAAAGACAAGACCGGGGTTTTTACCGGGGCCTACGCAGAGAACCCCGTCAACGGCAGGAAAATCCCGATCTGGGTCGCCGACTACGTGCTCATGGGCTACGGCACCGGGGCCATCATGGCCGTCCCGGCGCACGACGCCAGGGATTGGGAGTTCGCCCGCGAGCACGGACTCTCCGTGATCCAGGTGGTGAGGCCCGTAGAGGGCCCCCAAAACCCCGCGGAGGCCTTCGTAGAGGACGGGATCGCGGTCAATTCCCCCCTCTTCGAGGGCCTGCCCACGGCCTCGGCCAAGGAAAAGATCACCCGGCACCTGGAGCTCTCCGGCCAGGGGCGCCGCAGCGTGCAGTACAAACTGCGGGACTGGATTTTTTCGCGCCAGCGCTATTGGGGCGAGCCCATTCCCATCATCCACTGCCCGACCTGCGGCAAGGTCCCGGTCCCGGAGAAGGATTTGCCCGTGCTCCTGCCCGAGGTGGCCGACTACAAGCCGACCGGAACCGGGGAGTCGCCCCTGGCCGCAATCGAGTCCTGGGTCAAAACGGCCTGCCCCCAATGCCTAGCGCCCGCGCGCCGCGAGACCAACACCATGCCCCAGTGGGCCGGCTCCTGCTGGTACTACCTGCGCTTCATAGACCCCCGCAATCAAGGCGAACTCTGCTCCAAGGAGCTGGAGAATGCCTGGATGCCCGTGGACTGCTACGTGGGAGGGGCCGAGCACGCGGTGCTGCATCTGCTCTACGCCCGCTTCTGGCATAAGGCCCTCTTCGACGCCGGTGCCATTTCCACCCCCGAGCCCTTCAAAAAACTGCGGCACCAAGGCATGATTCTCTCTTTCTCGCACAGGGACTCCAAGGGTTGCTACCACCCTTACGACACGGTCGAGTACGACGAGCAGGGAAGCCCTCTCCTCGCCGCCACCGGCGAGAGGCTCGACTCCCAGGTCGAAAAAATGTCGAAGTCGAAGAAAAACGTGGTCAATCCCGACTCCATCCTCAAGAGCCACGGGGCCGACGCCTTCCGTCTCTACGAGATGTTCATGGGCCCCTTCGAGCAGTCCAAGCCCTGGGACATGCGAAACATCGAGGGCGTGGCGCGCTTCCTGCGCAAGGCCTGGTCTCTGATCCTGGCGGCCGAACCCGCCAATGGGGAAGGCTTAAAAAGCCTTCGACACAAGACCATCAAGAAAGTGACCGGGGACATCGAGCAGTTCGGCTTTAACACCGCGATCTCGGCTCTCATGATTTACTTGAACGAGCTCCAGTCCCAAAAGCCCCCGGCCCGGGCCGACCTGGAGGCCTTCCTGATTTTGCTCAATCCCTTCGCGCCACACTTGACCGAGGAGCTATGGGAGAGGCTGGGTCATGAGAAATGCCTGGCGCGAGA
The window above is part of the Elusimicrobiota bacterium genome. Proteins encoded here:
- a CDS encoding class I SAM-dependent methyltransferase, with product MAKALEKPNYGLDAPLIVKRWGYFGVLGLVLTTILFRHLPSHWLCSILASLAYTASFFFLMPAITIAFGSFFLKFRERDWLLDQLQLEGDETVLDAGCGRGLLLIGAAKRLSTGKAHGLDMWAQEDQSSNCRKATRANAAIEGVAGKIEVHDGDMRRMPFEDARFDAVVSSWAIHNIYDARERERALREILRVLKPGGKLAILDIDHAQEYRDFYVQAGLKEVRLLGPRYTFGKKTYLLMARNLSTKTSREVL
- a CDS encoding caspase family protein; translated protein: MKTFYGLLAAAVLFSGAPARASEIDYSRAWVFAVGIIDWPAFPASPEQKAGRRDRELMEFLAAKGVSRERIVFLTDRQASTTASIRDEFRRTLARTKPGDFLFLYYAGEGDVDARGRSYFMARDRGAWTVQSIFHDIERDFKGARAILAADCCYSGGLAVEAGKLFGRVSYFVLSSVDNTSGSTGEWTFTEALLAGLRGEPAVDLNRDGRVKFEEWAEYIQSELAFNDDQISASAATGIFGPGAEIARTSRKLAPRESEHVEVPDASSWRRARVIEARRGRLKVRYSQKRQPREEWVDAARARAFLPPPMRPIGQKVLVEYEGKWLPAVILKHFRGVHRIRYDDPSYLDEWVEAKRIKDVKFSGLFTRAAAKMSWVFSRTRMMLLPGRK
- a CDS encoding leucine--tRNA ligase — protein: MAFGEIEAKWQARWEAEGVFKAPRIPREGRKFYCLDMFPYPSADGLHVGHPEGYTATDILCRFKRMQGFDVLHPMGWDAFGLPAENFALQTGTHPRVVTERNISNFRRQIKSLGFSYDWDREVNTTSPDYYRWTQWIFLQLFKKGLAYESTAPINWCPSCKTGLANEEVFNGACERCGATVERKSLRQWILKITAYADRLENDLAALDWPASTMAMQRHWIGRSEGAEVSFKLADSTELKVFTTRPDTLYGATYLVLAPEHELASRLAAPARKSEVAAYVEAAKSKSDLERSDLQKDKTGVFTGAYAENPVNGRKIPIWVADYVLMGYGTGAIMAVPAHDARDWEFAREHGLSVIQVVRPVEGPQNPAEAFVEDGIAVNSPLFEGLPTASAKEKITRHLELSGQGRRSVQYKLRDWIFSRQRYWGEPIPIIHCPTCGKVPVPEKDLPVLLPEVADYKPTGTGESPLAAIESWVKTACPQCLAPARRETNTMPQWAGSCWYYLRFIDPRNQGELCSKELENAWMPVDCYVGGAEHAVLHLLYARFWHKALFDAGAISTPEPFKKLRHQGMILSFSHRDSKGCYHPYDTVEYDEQGSPLLAATGERLDSQVEKMSKSKKNVVNPDSILKSHGADAFRLYEMFMGPFEQSKPWDMRNIEGVARFLRKAWSLILAAEPANGEGLKSLRHKTIKKVTGDIEQFGFNTAISALMIYLNELQSQKPPARADLEAFLILLNPFAPHLTEELWERLGHEKCLAREPWPAYDEDLIKEDQVEYAVQVNGKVRATFRFEADAPERSVREAALALEKIQAAMAGKAVLKAIVVPNRLVNIVVK